TTATTGGAGCCATTTTAAACCGCTTTATTCACTTTAAAGCGGGTTGAACCTTGTTGCTTGCGTGGAAAATGTGAGTAATTTGAAGGTGCTTGACAAGCAGTGAGGCCGGAGGCGCGCAAAAAAATCGAATGAAAGACAAACAGGAAAAAGAAAAACTTGTGCTACGGCCGGTTTCCCCATATTCGTCCGTGAAGTCCTCGGCGGATGACGCGGTTATCATGCAGATATTTAGTTTGGTGGAAAAAATCCCGCATATTTCCGAAAAGAAAATAACGGCCTTTACCGGAATTGCCGCGGGGCTTGTGAACTCATTTATGCGCAAAGTTGCCGCCAAGGGATGGGTAAAGGCGCGGCAGGTTAGCGCCAGGCGTTGGATTTATTTCATCACCCCGGAGGGGTTCGCGGAAAAAAGCCGTCTTACTGTAAAATATCTGGGCAACACTCTGCGCACGTATAAAGTGGCGCAAAAAGTGATCGAAGAGCATCTTGAGATATGCCAACGCAACGGCTGGGAAAAACTTATTGTGGCCGGGAGCAATGAGTTGGCGGACATCGCCGTCCTTAACATCACGGGCACCAAAGGGCTGACGCTTGTTGGCAAGCTCATAAATGGCGGCGCGGCCGCGAATTATGAAAAAGAAGCCGGCGTTTTTCAATATTCCGATGTTGAAAAACTGGAGTTCGACAGGATTCTGGTTTGCGAACCCGGCTTCGCCGAGTGGACGGCGGAGAACAATAATCATCTCGTTATTGGGAAACAGACTGATATTTTGGGCAAAGTTATGGAAATCTCGTTTTGAAAAGGCCATCGCCCGTCTGTATTTTCAGATGTGTATAGTTATGGGGGGGGGCGCCACGCTAGTGAAGAAAATGGTGCGAGAATATCTCAAGAGTGCCGAGCTTGATGGACTGGCTAATAAACATGGCCGCAAGGCCCTGGATTGCCACGAATAATTCAGGTGCTAAACATTCAACCCATCACCCTGCTCCTAAGCCGTCTCTGGCGCCATATCAGCGTTCGACGGCGCGGGCAGTTCGGGCTCCTGCTCGTTTTGATGATCCTGGCCTCGTTCACGGAAATCGTCAGCCTGGGGGCTGTACTGCCTTTCCTTGGTATGCTCACCGCGCCGGGGCGCGTTTTTGAACACCCAGCCGCCCAGCCATTCGTCCAATTCTTAGGGTTCACCGAGGCAAATCAGCTTTTGTTACCCCTTTGCATTGCCTTTGGCCTGGTGGCTCTCATGGCCGGCGCGATGCGCATGTTGCTGCTCTGGGCCAACACACGTCTATCCTATGCGACCGGCGCCGATCTCAGCATCAGCATCTACCGCCGTACGCTTTATCAGCCATACGCGGTCCACGTCGCCCGCAACAGCAGCGAGATCATCAACGGCATCTCAAACAAAACGAATGGAGTAATACACGTCATTTTGATGATCCTCAACCTTGTCGGTTCGAGTGTCACACTGGCCGCGATCCTGATCGCCCTATTGGCCGTTGACCCGGTAAGCGCGCTAACGGCCTTTGGCGGTTTTGCTTTGATCTATGTTGTCATTATTCGGGTTACCAGGAATCGGCTATTACGTAATAGCCAATGCATCGCCCGCGAATCGACACAGGTCATTCAATCGCTGCAAGAAGGGTTAGGCGGCATTCGTGATGTCCTTATTGATGGCAGCCAGGCCACTTATTGCCAGATTTACCGCAACGCTGATCACCCCCTGCGCCTTGCCCAAGGAAGCAGCTCCTTTATCAGCGGCAGCCCGCGATATGTAATGGAAGCGCTGGGTATGCTGCTTATCGTTGGTCTGGCTTATACGCTTGCCCAGCAACCGGATGGCATTGTCAAGGCCATCCCTGTTCTGGGTGCTCTGGCATTCGGCGCTCAGCGTTTTTTGCCTGTGCTTCAGCTGGCGTATGTCTCTTGGTCCGGCATTCAAGGCGGACAAGCCTCCCTGCAAGACGCAATTGAATTGCTCGATCAACCCCTTCCCGACTATGCCAATCAATCGGCTGCCGCCCCGTTAACGTTCCGGCACACAATCAGCCTGGAAAAACTTTCGTTTCGCTATAGCCCCCATACACCATGGGTAATCAATAACGTCAACCTCAAGATCGCCAAGGGCAGCCGTGTGGGTTTCATCGGCACGACCGGCAGCGGCAAGAGCACCCTTCTCGATATCGTCATGGGCCTGTTGCAACCTACGGAGGGGGTAATCGCAATTGATGGGCAGCCCATAACGCTACGCAACCACCGTGCTTGGCAAGCGCATATCGCGCATGTGCCGCAGGCCATCTTCCTGACCGATAGCACTATCGAAGAAAATATCGCTTTTGGTGTGCCCAAGGACCAGATCAACCATGCGCGTGTCGAGCAGGCGGCTCAACAGGCGCAAATTGCCGAAGTCATCGGAACCTGGCCCAAGCAATACCAAACCTTCGTCGGTGAACGCGGCATCCGTTTATCCGGCGGCCAACGCCAGCGCATCGGCATAGCGCGCGCCCTTTACAAACAGGCCGATGTCATCATCTTTGACGAAGCAACCAGCGCTCTGGACAACGAAACTGAACAAGCCGTCATGCAAGCCATCGAAGGTCTCAGCGAGGATCTCACAATTCTCATTATCGCCCACCGTTTCACCACCCTGAAAAACTGCACACAGATAGTGGAATTGGGTGATGGCGGCATTAAGCGAACGGGCACCTACCAAGAAATTATGGCGCAATTGGTATAAACTGCTTTGGGTAAACACATGAATCGAACAAATCCAAACTCACGTATTCTTGTTACCGGCGCCGATGGTTTCATCGGATCGCACCTGACTGAATCCCTGGTGCGTCAGGGGCATAACGTCCGTGCATTCGTGCTCTACAACTCCTTCAATTCTTGGGGTTGGCTGGATCATTGTGCGCCCGACGTTAAAAATCAGTTCGAGGTATTTGCCGGCGATATCCGCGACCCGCATGGGGTGAAAGAGGCCATGAAGGGTTGCGACGCGGTGTTGCATTTGGCCGCCCTGATCGCCATTCCCTATTCCTACCACTCACCCGACACGTATGTCGATACCAACGTCAAAGGCACGCTGAATGTGATGCAAGCGGCGCGCGAGCTTGGCGTCAAAAGAGTCGTTCACACATCGACCAGCGAAGTTTATGGCACGGCGCGTTTCGTGCCAATTACCGAAGAGCACCCCTTGCAGGGGCAGTCTCCGTACTCGGCCACCAAGATTGCCGCGGATCAGCTGGCCTATTCCTTCTACACGTCCTTCGGTCTGCCGGTGGTGATTGCGCGGCCCTTCAACACCTATGGCCCGCGCCAGTCCGCCCGCGCCGTGATTCCAACCATCATTACCCAGATCGCCAACGGCCGGCGCCAGGTCAAGCTCGGCGCGATATCGCCTACACGGGATTTCAACTTCGTGCAGGACACGGTAGCGGGTTTCATCGCCGCCCTGAATTCCAATCAGGGGTTGGGCGAAGTGGTTAACTTCGGCAGTAATTTTGAGATTTCCATCGGCGACACTGCCCGGGTCATTGCGGAGGTAATGGGTGCTGAAATCGAGATACTGACCGATGAGCAGCGCCTCCGGCCCGAAAGGAGCGAGGTGGAACGGCTGTGGGCATCTAATGAGAAAGCTCGTAAGTTGCTGGGTTGGCAACCACAGTATGGAGGCTTGGAGGGCTTTCGGCGAGGCTTGGCAGTAACCGTTGACTGGTTTAAACGGCATGTCGATCTTATTGGCTATAAAGCGGATATCTATAATGTCTAGACGTGCAGTGATTCTCGCGGGGGGAAAGGGCACACGGTTGCGTCCCTATACGGTTGTTCTGCCGAAACCGCTGATGCCAATTGGTGAATTCCCCATTCTCGAAGTGATCGTCAAGCAACTTGTTGCCGCTGGTTTCAGCCATATAACCATGGCGGTCAACCATCAAGCGGAAATTATCAAGGCGTTCTTCAGGGATGGCGGGAAATGGGGCATCCGCATTGATTATTCGCTTGAAGACAGGCCGCTTGGCACCATGGGGCCGCTTCTGCTGATTAAGGACTTGCCGGAACATTTTTTAGTGATGAACGGGGATGTTCTTACCGATCTCGATTATCTTGATTTTCATGATGCCCACGTTCGGGCGGACAACATTTTTACCATCTCTTCATATATCCGGGAGCAACTCATCGATTACGGCGTGTTAGAGACCCGTGATGGCCGTTTGATTGGCTTGCGCGAAAAGCCGCGAATGAATTATGAGGTCAGCATGGGGGTCTATATGATGTCAAGGCGCGCGCTTGGTTTTATTCCATCTGTTAGTGCTTATGGATTCGACCACCTTATGCACGATCTTGTTGCCGCAAAGCAAAATGCCGCGGTCCGCAGATTCGGGGGCTACTGGCTGGATATTGGCCGGCCGGATGATTACGCTCAGGCCATTGAGGAATTTGAGAGCATGCGTGCACGGTTTCTCCGCGAATAAATGAAAAGCATACTGGTAACCGGCGCTGGGGGGTTCATCGGGCGGCGACTGATAAGCTTCTTGGAAAATGCAGGCCACTCTGTGCGTGCGCTGGGGAGTGAGGACGGCGATATCGCCGACCCTGCCACCTTGGGGCGGCTTGATGCGCTACCTGTGGATTTTGTATTTCATCTTGCCGGACGGACCTATGTGCCTGACGCATGGCGGGAGCCGGCGGATTTTCAGCGGGTGAACGTTGTCGGCACCCTGAACGTGCTGGAGCTGTGCCGGGCAAAAAAAATACCTTTGACTTATGTCAGCGCTTATTTGTACGGCATACCGTCCTCATTGCCGGTCAAGGAAACCGACAGGATTGAGCCAAATAATCCCTATGCGTTGTCGAAAACCCTCGCTGAATCCCTATGCCGATTTTATGCCGAGCATTTTGCGATTCCCCTGACTATCATCCGTCCGTTCAATATTTACGGGCCGGGGCAGAAGGGACACTTCCTGATTCCCGAAATCATGGCGCAGATAAAAGCCGGAAAACCCATTCGCCTTAAAGACCTTTTTCCCCGGCGGGACTATCTTTACTTGGATGATTTGGTTGATGCATTGATCCGCACGATCGGTCCGAAGCCGGGATTCCATGTCTACAACATCGGTTACGGCAGCTCGTTCAGTGTGCGTGAAATCGTCGATGTCATCCAATCCGTCGCGGGGACATCGCTGCCTGTCGTGAGCGAAAATGCTCCCCGGCAAAATGAAATTTCGGATGTATACGCGGACATTGGCAAAGCCGTGCGTGAATTGAACTGGCATCCACGACACAGTTTGGAAGAGGGTATTAAGACCATGATCTTTAGCGGGGAGCATATCGCATGACCGACCGGCACGTACCGATCAACAAAGGCAATTATTCAATGGATACTCCGGAACGGGAGACGCATTTCGAGCAATGCCGCGGTGATGGCTGGGAAGCGGAATATACGGATTACCGAAACAAATGGGCTGCGCTTGCCAAGTCGCAGCATGTATCCGAATATCCCCTGCTGGTGGATATAGAGCTTTCATCGGTTTGCAATCTGGCTTGCCCGATGTGCTACACCATAACTGATGAATTCAGCAAGGTGGTGAACACCACCCGGATGGACTTTGATCTGTATAAGCGGATTATCGATGAAATCGGCGGCAAGGTTCCGGC
The Nitrospinota bacterium genome window above contains:
- a CDS encoding ABC transporter ATP-binding protein; the protein is MILASFTEIVSLGAVLPFLGMLTAPGRVFEHPAAQPFVQFLGFTEANQLLLPLCIAFGLVALMAGAMRMLLLWANTRLSYATGADLSISIYRRTLYQPYAVHVARNSSEIINGISNKTNGVIHVILMILNLVGSSVTLAAILIALLAVDPVSALTAFGGFALIYVVIIRVTRNRLLRNSQCIARESTQVIQSLQEGLGGIRDVLIDGSQATYCQIYRNADHPLRLAQGSSSFISGSPRYVMEALGMLLIVGLAYTLAQQPDGIVKAIPVLGALAFGAQRFLPVLQLAYVSWSGIQGGQASLQDAIELLDQPLPDYANQSAAAPLTFRHTISLEKLSFRYSPHTPWVINNVNLKIAKGSRVGFIGTTGSGKSTLLDIVMGLLQPTEGVIAIDGQPITLRNHRAWQAHIAHVPQAIFLTDSTIEENIAFGVPKDQINHARVEQAAQQAQIAEVIGTWPKQYQTFVGERGIRLSGGQRQRIGIARALYKQADVIIFDEATSALDNETEQAVMQAIEGLSEDLTILIIAHRFTTLKNCTQIVELGDGGIKRTGTYQEIMAQLV
- a CDS encoding SDR family NAD(P)-dependent oxidoreductase yields the protein MNRTNPNSRILVTGADGFIGSHLTESLVRQGHNVRAFVLYNSFNSWGWLDHCAPDVKNQFEVFAGDIRDPHGVKEAMKGCDAVLHLAALIAIPYSYHSPDTYVDTNVKGTLNVMQAARELGVKRVVHTSTSEVYGTARFVPITEEHPLQGQSPYSATKIAADQLAYSFYTSFGLPVVIARPFNTYGPRQSARAVIPTIITQIANGRRQVKLGAISPTRDFNFVQDTVAGFIAALNSNQGLGEVVNFGSNFEISIGDTARVIAEVMGAEIEILTDEQRLRPERSEVERLWASNEKARKLLGWQPQYGGLEGFRRGLAVTVDWFKRHVDLIGYKADIYNV
- a CDS encoding NTP transferase domain-containing protein, whose protein sequence is MSRRAVILAGGKGTRLRPYTVVLPKPLMPIGEFPILEVIVKQLVAAGFSHITMAVNHQAEIIKAFFRDGGKWGIRIDYSLEDRPLGTMGPLLLIKDLPEHFLVMNGDVLTDLDYLDFHDAHVRADNIFTISSYIREQLIDYGVLETRDGRLIGLREKPRMNYEVSMGVYMMSRRALGFIPSVSAYGFDHLMHDLVAAKQNAAVRRFGGYWLDIGRPDDYAQAIEEFESMRARFLRE
- a CDS encoding NAD(P)-dependent oxidoreductase; the protein is MKSILVTGAGGFIGRRLISFLENAGHSVRALGSEDGDIADPATLGRLDALPVDFVFHLAGRTYVPDAWREPADFQRVNVVGTLNVLELCRAKKIPLTYVSAYLYGIPSSLPVKETDRIEPNNPYALSKTLAESLCRFYAEHFAIPLTIIRPFNIYGPGQKGHFLIPEIMAQIKAGKPIRLKDLFPRRDYLYLDDLVDALIRTIGPKPGFHVYNIGYGSSFSVREIVDVIQSVAGTSLPVVSENAPRQNEISDVYADIGKAVRELNWHPRHSLEEGIKTMIFSGEHIA